Proteins encoded in a region of the Eschrichtius robustus isolate mEscRob2 chromosome 16, mEscRob2.pri, whole genome shotgun sequence genome:
- the PCNA gene encoding proliferating cell nuclear antigen, which translates to MFEARLVQGSILKKVLEALKDLINEACWDISSSGVNLQSMDSSHVSLVQLTLRSEGFDTYRCDRNLAMGVNLTSMSKILKCAGNEDIITLRAEDNADTLALVFEAPNQEKVSDYEMKLMDLDVEQLGIPEQEYSCVVKMPSGEFARICRDLSHIGDAVVISCAKDGVKFSASGELGNGNIKLSQTSNVDKEEEAVTIEMNEPVQLTFALRYLNFFTKATPLSPTVTLSMSADVPLVVEYKIADMGHLKYYLAPKIEDEEGS; encoded by the exons ATGTTCGAGGCGCGCCTGGTCCAGGGCTCCATCTTGAAGAAGGTGCTTGAGGCGCTTAAGGACCTCATCAACGAGGCCTGCTGGGACATCAGCTCGAGCGGCGTGAACCTGCAGAGCATGGACTCGTCCCATGTCTCCTTGGTGCAGCTCACCCTGCGCTCCGAGGGCTTCGACACGTACCGCTGCGACCGCAACTTGGCCATGGGCGTGAACCTCACCAG CATGTCCAAAATACTGAAATGTGCTGGCAATGAAGACATCATTACACTAAGGGCTGAAGATAACGCGGACACCTTGGCACTAGTATTTGAAGCTCCAA ATCAAGAAAAGGTTTCAGACTATGAAATGAAGTTAATGGATTTAGATGTTGAACAACTTGGAATTCCA gAACAAGAGTACAGCTGTGTAGTAAAGATGCCTTCTGGTGAATTTGCACGTATATGCCGAGATCTCAGTCATATTGGAGATGCTGTTGTAATTTCCTGTGCAAAAGATGGAGTGAAATTTTCTGCAAGTGGAGAACTTGGAAATGGAAATATTAAGTTGTCACAAACGAGTAATGTTGATAAAGAAGAGGAGGCC GTTACCATAGAGATGAATGAACCAGTTCAGCTAACTTTTGCACTGAGGTACCTGAACTTCTTTACAAAAGCCACTCCACTCTCTCCTACAGTAACACTCAGTATGTCTGCAGATGTACCCCTTG TCGTAGAGTATAAAATTGCTGATATGGGACATTTAAAGTACTATTTGGCTCCCAAGATCGAGGATGAAGAAGGATCTTAG